A portion of the Paenibacillus marchantiae genome contains these proteins:
- a CDS encoding alpha-galactosidase yields the protein MSIYIDQEKLQFHLQTQKASYVFQVLPSGYLVHLYYGKKLRDTDLSWLHVRTERASFSPNPVPEDRTISFDTLAVELPVYGTSDFRNPAIQLELENGSTVSEFTYTGHRLIKGKTALTGLPATYVESDDEAETLIVELEDRVAGIKIELSYTAFTAFNAITRSMRIINESATSVNIARALSSSVDFPHADYELLQLSGAWTRERDIVRRPLASGLQGIESRRGSSSHQQNPFIALMTPGTDEDQGEVYGFSLVYSGSFTAQAEVDQFHTTRVSLGINPFEFSWKLDSQESFQTPETVMVYSDAGLDGMSQSYHNLYRERLARGKFRNAERPVLVNNWEATYFGFNADKIEQIAQAGKKLGIELFVLDDGWFGHRDSDNSSLGDWIVDKNKLPQGLDDLANRVTSLDMQFGLWFEPEMISPDSELYRVHPDWCLHVPDRRRTEGRQQLVLDFSRQDVRDEIVRMLSDVLGSAPITYVKWDMNRNMTEVGSALLPADRQRETAHRYMLGLYEVMERITSAFPNILFESCSGGGGRFDPGMLYYMPQTWTSDNTDAISRLRIQYGTSLVYPVSSMGSHISAVPNHQVNRITSLEIRGHVAMSGNFGYELDLTRFTEEENAIVKAQVELYKEIRGTIQYGTFRRLLSPFEGNETAWMFIAPDGSEAVVFYFRVLSEPNAPLQRLKLKGLDPDADYRLKGGSETFTGDALMYGGISVGRASGDYWSEMFRFERV from the coding sequence ATGAGCATTTATATTGATCAGGAGAAGCTTCAATTTCATCTACAGACCCAAAAGGCAAGCTATGTATTTCAGGTACTGCCTTCGGGATATTTGGTACATTTATATTATGGCAAAAAACTGCGTGATACCGATCTGAGCTGGCTTCATGTGCGTACAGAGCGTGCTTCGTTCAGCCCAAATCCGGTGCCGGAAGATCGGACGATCTCTTTCGACACGTTGGCAGTAGAACTGCCGGTGTATGGTACAAGTGATTTCCGTAATCCGGCAATCCAATTGGAGCTTGAGAATGGTTCAACCGTTTCGGAGTTTACGTATACAGGCCATCGACTGATCAAAGGAAAGACAGCGCTTACCGGACTGCCTGCAACTTATGTTGAGTCCGACGATGAAGCCGAGACACTCATCGTTGAACTGGAGGACCGTGTTGCAGGGATCAAGATTGAACTTAGCTACACGGCCTTTACGGCTTTTAATGCGATTACGCGTTCCATGCGGATCATTAATGAGAGCGCTACCTCGGTGAATATTGCACGTGCGCTCAGCTCTTCCGTTGATTTCCCGCATGCCGATTACGAATTGCTGCAATTGTCAGGAGCATGGACGCGTGAACGGGACATCGTTCGCAGACCGCTTGCTTCCGGCCTGCAAGGCATCGAGAGTCGTCGAGGCTCAAGCAGTCACCAGCAGAACCCGTTCATTGCACTGATGACACCGGGTACAGACGAAGATCAGGGTGAAGTCTACGGGTTCAGTCTTGTATATAGCGGCAGCTTTACAGCACAGGCAGAAGTGGATCAGTTCCACACCACTCGTGTATCGCTTGGAATCAATCCATTTGAGTTCAGCTGGAAGCTGGATTCGCAGGAGTCATTCCAGACGCCTGAGACGGTCATGGTCTATTCGGACGCAGGTCTCGATGGTATGTCTCAGTCGTATCATAATCTGTATCGCGAACGCCTTGCACGTGGCAAGTTCCGTAATGCAGAGCGTCCGGTTCTGGTCAACAACTGGGAAGCGACCTATTTCGGCTTCAACGCAGATAAGATTGAACAGATCGCTCAGGCAGGGAAGAAGCTTGGCATTGAACTGTTCGTACTGGATGATGGATGGTTCGGACATCGGGACAGCGATAACTCCTCACTTGGTGACTGGATTGTGGACAAGAACAAATTGCCACAAGGCCTGGATGATTTGGCCAACCGGGTAACCAGTTTGGACATGCAGTTCGGACTATGGTTCGAGCCTGAGATGATTTCGCCAGACAGCGAATTGTACCGTGTTCATCCGGACTGGTGTTTGCATGTGCCGGATCGTCGTCGTACGGAAGGGCGTCAACAATTGGTACTCGATTTCTCCCGTCAGGATGTGCGTGATGAGATTGTACGCATGCTAAGCGATGTGCTTGGATCTGCGCCGATCACTTATGTGAAATGGGACATGAACCGGAATATGACGGAAGTGGGTTCTGCATTGCTTCCAGCAGATAGACAGCGTGAGACTGCGCATCGTTATATGCTTGGATTGTACGAAGTCATGGAACGTATTACTTCGGCGTTCCCGAATATCCTGTTCGAGAGCTGTTCAGGTGGTGGCGGCCGTTTTGATCCAGGTATGCTGTACTACATGCCGCAAACGTGGACCAGCGATAATACGGACGCGATATCCCGTCTGCGTATTCAGTATGGTACAAGCCTGGTATATCCGGTAAGTTCAATGGGGTCACATATCTCAGCGGTTCCAAATCATCAGGTCAACCGAATTACTTCCCTAGAGATTCGTGGACATGTCGCGATGTCGGGTAACTTTGGATACGAGTTGGATTTGACTCGTTTCACAGAGGAAGAGAATGCTATCGTGAAGGCTCAGGTTGAACTGTACAAAGAAATTCGGGGAACCATCCAATACGGAACGTTCCGGCGCCTGCTAAGTCCGTTTGAGGGAAATGAAACGGCATGGATGTTTATTGCCCCAGATGGCAGCGAAGCCGTTGTATTCTACTTCCGTGTGCTGTCTGAACCAAATGCACCGCTCCAACGTCTGAAGCTGAAGGGCCTCGACCCTGATGCGGATTACCGCCTGAAAGGTGGTTCCGAGACGTTTACCGGGGATGCGCTGATGTATGGTGGGATCTCTGTAGGCCGTGCATCGGGAGACTATTGGAGTGAAATGTTCCGCTTCGAACGGGTATAA